A stretch of the Impatiens glandulifera unplaced genomic scaffold, dImpGla2.1, whole genome shotgun sequence genome encodes the following:
- the LOC124917494 gene encoding heterogeneous nuclear ribonucleoprotein 1-like, whose protein sequence is MQSDLGKLFIGGISWDTDEERLKEYFSGFGEVSEAVILKDRITGRARGFGFVVFTDPAVAEKVIQERHNIDGRMVEAKKAVPRDDHNTMIRNNSIMHGSPGAGQTKKVFVGGLSSSVTETGFKNYFEQFGTVSDAVVMYDHNTQRPRGFGFITFDSEESVDKVLMMKPFHVLNGKMIEIKRAVPKELSHGSSRSPVSLSGISKILNQGYCVKMDIGRFSSPLGSSYRMGLNFEPSFEGNTSFNSYGRGISPFYIGNSNRFANAIGYEGGNGGNSSFFSSGSQSLLGNWGISPLSNQDGDNLGYGINDNGYGLYGLGGEGGSRRSSFSAGGHFTSSGGYEGSGYGDPTRRSMIHLERDDGPGSFDFMRGGNGGLDVSTKSPIGYYGGYNVAKRQINRGKDGCSMIIVKH, encoded by the exons ATGCAATCGGATCTTGGTAAGCTATTCATTGGTGGGATTTCTTGGGATACTGATGAAGAACGACTGAAGGAGTACTTTAGTGGTTTTGGAGAGGTATCGGAGGCAGTAATATTGAAGGATCGGATTACAGGAAGGGCTCGTGGCTTTGGTTTTGTTGTCTTCACCGATCCAGCTGTTGCAGAAAAAGTCATCCAAGAGAGGCACAACATTGATGGAAGAATG GTGGAGGCTAAAAAGGCAGTTCCAAGGGATGATCATAACACAATGATTAGAAACAATAGCATCATGCATGGCTCTCCTGGTGCAGGGCAGACAAAAAAGGTATTTGTTGGCGGTTTATCATCCTCTGTAACAGAAACTGGCTTCAAGAACTATTTCGAGCAATTTGGAACCGTAAGTGATGCTGTAGTGATGTATGATCACAATACACAGCGCCCTAGAGGATTTGGATTCATAACTTTTGATTCTGAGGAATCAGTAGACAAAGTTTTGATGATGAAACCTTTTCATGTGCTGAATGGGAAGATGATTGAGATCAAAAGGGCTGTCCCTAAGGAATTATCTCACGGTTCTAGCCGAAGCCCTGTGAGTTTGAGTGGGATTAGTAAAATTCTTAATCAAGGTTATTGTGTGAAGATGGATATTGGTAGGTTCAGCAGCCCGTTAGGCTCAAGTTACAGAATGGGTTTGAATTTTGAACCAAGTTTCGAAGGAAACACTAGCTTCAATAGCTATGGTAGAGGAATCAGTCCTTTTTATATTGGAAACTCGAATCGGTTTGCCAATGCCATTGGCTACGAAGGAGGAAATGGTGGAAACTCTTCTTTTTTTAGCTCGGGATCCCAAAGTTTGTTGGGTAATTGGGGTATCTCTCCTTTGTCAAACCAAGATGGTGATAATCTAGGTTATGGGATCAATGATAACGGTTATGGGCTTTATGGACTAGGAGGAGAAGGAGGGTCTAGGCGTAGTAGCTTCTCGGCAGGTGGCCATTTCACATCAAGTGGAGGTTATGAGGGGTCGGGTTATGGAGATCCTACTCGGCGTTCAATGATCCATCTTGAAAGGGATGATGGACCGGGTTCGTTTGATTTTATGAGGGGTGGTAATGGAGGATTGGATGTTTCAACCAAAAGTCCAATTGGCTATTATGGTGGTTATAATGTTGCTAAGAGACAGATTAATAGAGGTAAAGATGGTTGTTCTATGATTATAGTGAAACATTAA
- the LOC124917501 gene encoding heterogeneous nuclear ribonucleoprotein 1-like, translating to MQSDLGKLFIGGISWDTDEERLKEYFSGFGEVSEAVILKDRITGRARGFGFVVFTDPAVAEKVIQERHNIDGRMVEAKKAVPRDDHNTIFRNNSIMHGSPGAGQTKKVFVGGLSSSVTETGFKNYFEQFGTVSDAVVMYDHNTQRPRGFGFITFDSEESVDKVLMMKPFHVLNGKMIEIKRAVPKELSHGSSRSPVSLSGISKILNQGYGVKMDIGRFSSPLGSSYRMGLNFEPSFEGNTSFNSYGRGISPFYIGNSNRFANAIGYEGGNGGNSSFFSSGSQSLLGNWGISPLSNQDGDNLGYGINDNGYGLYGLGGEGGSRRSSFSAGGHFTSSGGYDGSGYGDPTRRSTIHLERDDGPGSFDFMRGGNGGLDVPTKSPIGYYGGYNVAKRQNNRGKDGFSMIIVKH from the exons ATGCAATCGGATCTTGGTAAGCTATTCATTGGTGGGATTTCTTGGGATACTGATGAAGAACGACTGAAGGAGTACTTTAGTGGTTTTGGAGAGGTATCGGAGGCAGTAATATTGAAGGATCGGATTACAGGAAGGGCTCGTGGCTTTGGTTTTGTTGTCTTCACCGATCCAGCTGTTGCAGAAAAAGTCATCCAAGAGAGGCACAACATTGATGGAAGAATG GTGGAGGCTAAAAAGGCAGTTCCAAGGGATGATCATAACACAATTTTTAGAAACAATAGCATCATGCATGGCTCTCCTGGTGCAGGGCAGACAAAAAAGGTATTTGTTGGCGGTTTATCATCCTCTGTAACAGAAACTGGCTTCAAGAACTATTTCGAGCAATTTGGAACCGTAAGTGATGCTGTAGTGATGTATGATCACAATACACAGCGCCCTAGAGGATTTGGATTCATAACTTTTGATTCTGAGGAATCAGTAGACAAAGTTTTGATGATGAAACCTTTTCATGTGCTGAATGGGAAGATGATTGAGATCAAAAGGGCTGTCCCTAAGGAATTATCTCACGGTTCTAGCCGAAGCCCTGTGAGTTTGAGTGGGATTAGTAAAATTCTTAATCAAGGTTATGGTGTGAAGATGGATATTGGTAGGTTCAGCAGCCCGTTAGGCTCAAGTTACAGAATGGGTTTGAATTTTGAACCAAGTTTCGAAGGAAACACTAGCTTCAATAGCTATGGTAGAGGAATCAGTCCTTTTTATATTGGAAACTCGAATCGGTTTGCCAATGCCATTGGCTACGAAGGAGGAAATGGTGGAAACTCTTCTTTTTTTAGCTCGGGATCCCAAAGTTTGTTGGGTAATTGGGGTATCTCTCCTTTGTCAAACCAAGATGGTGATAATCTAGGTTATGGGATCAATGATAACGGTTATGGGCTTTATGGACTAGGAGGAGAAGGAGGGTCTAGGCGTAGTAGCTTCTCGGCAGGTGGCCATTTCACATCAAGTGGAGGTTATGATGGGTCGGGTTATGGAGATCCTACTCGGCGTTCAACGATCCATCTTGAAAGGGATGATGGACCGGGTTCGTTTGATTTTATGAGGGGTGGTAATGGAGGATTGGATGTTCCAACCAAAAGTCCAATTGGCTATTATGGTGGTTATAATGTTGCTAAGAGACAGAATAATAGAGGTAAAGATGGTTTTTCTATGATTATAGTGAAACATTAA